The following proteins are co-located in the Labrys monachus genome:
- a CDS encoding fumarylacetoacetate hydrolase family protein has product MKLGTFERQGHRFVGVVAPGERHAFDVAAAQAATGSAPDAALRTMLDLIDAGEAGLDRVRRLAEREGAEAAFLVPLDAVAFLPPVPEPRQLREAALFPGHIRHAPIGMRRVAAFLEGRAPTPEELQPLPAVPPVFVDRPVSYFQNRLNVVGHRAVVQWPQASRVMDFELEFGLFLGRGGRNIRPAEASRCIFGYTLYNDMSARDFQLVESRSGFGPSKSKSFDGANAMGPWIVTPDEIPDPYALALEARVNGELWASGTSAGMLHSFEDLIVHFSRDETLQPGEFLASGTAAGGTGLEIGRFPQDGDMVELVADSIGTLANRLVRIRGADAAEISACAETPITLSSDV; this is encoded by the coding sequence ATGAAGCTCGGAACCTTCGAACGGCAGGGGCATCGCTTCGTGGGCGTGGTGGCGCCCGGCGAGCGCCATGCCTTCGACGTGGCCGCCGCCCAGGCGGCGACCGGCTCCGCCCCCGACGCCGCCCTGCGCACCATGCTGGACCTGATCGACGCCGGCGAGGCCGGCCTCGACCGGGTGCGCCGCCTGGCGGAGCGCGAAGGCGCAGAGGCGGCCTTCCTGGTGCCGCTCGACGCGGTCGCCTTCCTGCCTCCCGTGCCGGAGCCGCGGCAACTGCGCGAAGCCGCCCTCTTCCCCGGCCATATCCGCCACGCGCCCATCGGCATGCGCCGGGTTGCCGCCTTCCTCGAAGGGCGTGCGCCGACGCCGGAGGAATTGCAGCCGCTGCCGGCCGTGCCGCCGGTGTTCGTCGACCGCCCGGTCTCCTATTTCCAGAACCGGCTGAACGTCGTCGGCCACCGGGCCGTGGTGCAATGGCCGCAGGCGAGCCGGGTGATGGATTTCGAGCTCGAATTCGGCCTCTTCCTCGGCCGGGGCGGGCGCAACATCCGCCCCGCCGAGGCGAGCCGCTGCATCTTCGGCTACACCCTCTACAACGACATGTCGGCGCGCGACTTCCAGCTCGTCGAGAGCCGATCCGGCTTCGGCCCCTCGAAATCCAAGAGCTTCGACGGCGCCAACGCCATGGGCCCGTGGATCGTCACCCCCGACGAGATCCCCGATCCCTACGCCCTCGCCCTGGAAGCCCGCGTCAATGGCGAGCTCTGGGCCAGCGGCACCTCCGCCGGCATGCTGCACAGCTTCGAGGACCTCATCGTCCACTTCTCCAGGGACGAGACGCTCCAGCCCGGCGAGTTCCTCGCCTCCGGCACCGCCGCCGGCGGCACGGGGCTGGAGATCGGCCGCTTCCCGCAGGACGGCGACATGGTCGAGCTCGTCGCCGACTCGATCGGCACCCTCGCCAACCGGCTCGTCCGCATCCGCGGCGCGGACGCCGCCGAAATTTCCGCTTGCGCGGAAACCCCAATCACGCTCTCATCAGACGTCTGA
- a CDS encoding ECF transporter S component yields the protein MTVGIIYLIVAVIGVVLAAIAYFMNRTSGKFFVSFTLMEIVIMAIIGVINGVLGTPNAMLGRLFMTFSGSYGFLAFAAVCGGFYISGPLCGYIIRKPGAATIAETMNGVAQVLSGNPNGIMVLGAGFLQGFMSDLGFAFYGYKKWTLSVLALSGALAPLLQQIPEVYFFGVGDMGISYNLLALIIRMASGAVYAIILVKPIALALARAGVLRGTALATAESPVQPQRSPA from the coding sequence ATGACTGTTGGCATTATCTATCTGATCGTCGCCGTCATCGGCGTGGTCCTGGCGGCGATCGCCTATTTCATGAACCGCACGAGCGGGAAATTCTTCGTCAGCTTCACGCTGATGGAGATCGTGATCATGGCGATCATCGGCGTGATCAACGGCGTGCTCGGCACGCCCAACGCCATGCTCGGCCGCCTCTTCATGACCTTCTCCGGCAGCTACGGCTTCCTGGCCTTCGCCGCGGTCTGCGGCGGCTTCTACATCTCCGGCCCGCTCTGCGGCTACATCATCCGCAAGCCGGGCGCGGCCACCATCGCCGAGACCATGAACGGCGTGGCGCAGGTGCTGTCGGGCAATCCGAACGGCATCATGGTGCTCGGCGCCGGCTTCCTTCAGGGCTTCATGTCGGATCTCGGCTTCGCCTTCTACGGCTACAAGAAGTGGACGCTGTCGGTGCTCGCCCTCTCCGGCGCCCTCGCCCCGCTCCTGCAGCAGATCCCGGAAGTCTATTTCTTCGGCGTCGGCGACATGGGCATCAGCTACAATCTCCTCGCCCTCATCATCCGCATGGCGAGCGGCGCGGTCTATGCGATCATCCTCGTCAAGCCGATCGCCCTTGCGCTCGCCCGTGCCGGCGTGCTGCGCGGCACCGCCCTCGCCACGGCCGAATCGCCCGTCCAGCCGCAACGGTCGCCGGCCTGA
- a CDS encoding ring-opening amidohydrolase — protein MRADVHRFSIADPSDVSGLKAAIDSGAIDASQIVAVIGKTHGNGLVNDYTRGYLTLCLSILIGERTGRSPEAVREKIPFVFSGGVEGVLSPHYTVFTVAPDGAAAGGEPALAIGVAFTAPMRPSDIGRQAQIDAIAASVTAAIAEAAIEEVHFVQVKGPAFTLADILEDQRSGRPPATDNPGKLMSFGRAACALGVAKALGEVPADKAVEAAVLKDFSLYSSVASMSAGVEVDCNEVIVVGMSRAWSGPLAIEHTTMTDALDVASIHAMVQRLGFSPAPQMEAGRVRAAFIKCEAQRDGLIRGRPHTMLNDGDINEQRHIRGAVGAIAASILNDTGLFVSGGAEHQGPDGGGMIAVIADRPDA, from the coding sequence GTGCGCGCCGATGTCCACCGCTTCAGTATTGCCGATCCCAGCGACGTCTCAGGCCTCAAGGCCGCCATCGACAGCGGCGCGATCGATGCCTCGCAGATCGTCGCGGTCATCGGCAAGACGCACGGCAACGGCCTCGTCAATGATTACACCCGCGGCTATCTCACCCTCTGCCTCTCGATCCTGATCGGCGAGCGCACCGGCCGTTCGCCGGAAGCCGTGCGCGAGAAGATCCCGTTCGTGTTCTCGGGCGGCGTCGAGGGCGTGCTGTCGCCGCATTACACCGTCTTCACCGTCGCGCCGGACGGTGCGGCCGCCGGCGGCGAGCCGGCGCTCGCGATCGGCGTCGCCTTCACCGCGCCGATGCGCCCGTCCGACATCGGCCGGCAGGCCCAGATCGACGCCATCGCCGCCTCGGTCACCGCGGCCATCGCCGAGGCCGCCATCGAGGAGGTGCATTTCGTGCAGGTCAAGGGCCCGGCCTTCACGCTCGCCGACATTCTCGAAGACCAGCGCTCCGGCCGTCCGCCCGCCACCGACAATCCCGGCAAGCTGATGAGCTTCGGCCGCGCGGCCTGCGCGCTCGGCGTCGCCAAGGCGCTCGGCGAGGTGCCGGCCGACAAGGCGGTCGAGGCCGCCGTGCTCAAGGATTTCTCGCTCTATTCGTCGGTGGCGTCGATGTCGGCGGGCGTCGAGGTCGACTGCAACGAGGTGATCGTCGTCGGCATGAGCCGGGCCTGGTCCGGCCCGCTCGCCATCGAGCACACCACCATGACGGACGCGCTCGACGTCGCCAGCATCCACGCCATGGTGCAGCGCCTCGGCTTTTCGCCTGCCCCGCAGATGGAGGCGGGCCGCGTGCGCGCCGCCTTCATCAAATGCGAGGCGCAGCGCGACGGCCTCATCCGCGGGCGTCCGCACACCATGCTCAACGACGGCGACATCAACGAGCAGCGCCACATCCGCGGGGCGGTCGGCGCCATCGCGGCGAGCATCCTCAACGATACCGGCCTGTTCGTGTCCGGCGGCGCCGAGCATCAGGGCCCCGATGGCGGCGGCATGATCGCGGTCATCGCCGACCGGCCGGACGCCTGA
- a CDS encoding TIGR01459 family HAD-type hydrolase: MNGLPLFGPLSAAFGVVFLDQYGVLHDGRRPYPGAVEALRLLRQRGTRTVIISNSGKPGEANAERMARLGFARDLYDHFLTSGDVARAMLERGDIAVAPGPATRCLTLSSSDEHDLADAAGFSITEHGADADLVIIGGSQGDRVPLDAYERQLGPAAARGVPCLCTNPDRLALGVNGTFPGAGAIAALYASLGGPVTWIGKPHPAIYAAAAALVGSPRPQDILCVGDSVEHDIAGAHRFGAVAALVRTGIHADASEAELVAEFARWGAAPDIVLAGLEGG; this comes from the coding sequence ATGAACGGCCTCCCTCTGTTCGGCCCGCTGTCCGCCGCCTTCGGCGTCGTCTTCCTCGACCAGTATGGCGTGCTGCATGACGGACGGCGCCCCTATCCCGGCGCCGTCGAGGCGCTGCGGCTGCTGCGGCAGCGCGGCACGCGCACCGTCATCATCTCCAATTCGGGCAAGCCCGGCGAGGCCAATGCGGAGCGCATGGCCAGGCTCGGCTTCGCACGGGACCTCTATGATCACTTCCTCACCTCGGGCGACGTGGCGCGCGCCATGCTGGAGAGGGGCGACATCGCGGTCGCGCCGGGCCCGGCCACGCGCTGCCTGACCCTCTCCTCCTCCGACGAGCACGATCTCGCCGACGCCGCGGGCTTCTCGATCACCGAGCACGGGGCGGATGCCGACCTCGTCATCATCGGCGGCAGCCAGGGCGATCGCGTGCCCCTGGACGCGTATGAAAGGCAGCTCGGGCCTGCCGCGGCGCGCGGCGTGCCGTGCCTGTGCACCAACCCGGACAGGCTGGCGCTGGGCGTGAACGGGACGTTCCCCGGCGCCGGCGCCATCGCCGCGCTCTATGCCTCGCTCGGCGGGCCGGTCACCTGGATCGGCAAGCCGCATCCGGCGATCTATGCCGCCGCGGCGGCGCTGGTCGGCTCGCCGCGTCCGCAGGACATCCTGTGCGTCGGCGACAGCGTCGAGCACGACATCGCGGGCGCTCATCGCTTTGGCGCCGTCGCGGCGCTGGTGCGCACCGGCATCCACGCGGATGCCTCGGAAGCCGAACTCGTCGCCGAATTCGCCCGCTGGGGCGCCGCGCCGGACATCGTGCTGGCGGGCCTCGAAGGCGGCTGA
- a CDS encoding energy-coupling factor transporter transmembrane component T family protein, whose protein sequence is MNRSTAFQFRAGNSFFHHLDPLTKLAWLVGVSLLAFGAYIGWVQIVVTLAILFTAFALAGLSFAVVFRGTWLFGLACLSFLVIQTLTLPGTHVAFRIFGHPIYAESADYAIASALRIYAIILSSLVFVSTTDPRELAIALVTQIRVPYRIAYAFFIALRIIPTIEEEIKTIRAAQSVRGVVRKGGIAGRIGETKRYAMPLLVGSLRKASMMVISMEARAFGAYPQRTFVEAPRMTAAGMAVCTLMLALVLAWYAAILLGYVHSFYVFAPA, encoded by the coding sequence ATGAACCGCTCCACCGCCTTCCAGTTCCGGGCCGGGAACTCCTTCTTCCACCACCTCGACCCGCTGACCAAGCTCGCCTGGCTCGTCGGCGTCTCCCTCCTCGCCTTCGGCGCCTATATCGGCTGGGTGCAGATCGTCGTCACGCTGGCGATCCTGTTCACCGCCTTCGCGCTCGCCGGCCTGTCCTTCGCGGTCGTCTTCCGCGGCACCTGGCTGTTCGGCCTCGCCTGCCTGAGCTTCCTGGTGATCCAGACCCTGACGCTGCCCGGCACGCATGTCGCCTTCCGCATCTTCGGCCATCCGATCTATGCCGAGAGCGCCGACTACGCCATCGCCTCGGCGCTGCGCATCTATGCCATCATCCTGTCCTCGCTCGTCTTCGTCAGCACCACCGATCCGCGCGAGCTGGCGATCGCGCTGGTGACGCAGATCCGCGTGCCCTACCGCATCGCCTACGCCTTCTTCATCGCGCTGCGCATCATCCCGACCATCGAGGAGGAGATCAAGACGATCCGCGCCGCCCAGTCGGTGCGCGGCGTGGTGCGCAAGGGCGGCATCGCCGGACGCATCGGTGAGACCAAGCGCTATGCCATGCCGCTCCTGGTGGGCAGCCTGCGCAAGGCGTCGATGATGGTGATCTCGATGGAGGCGCGCGCCTTCGGCGCCTATCCCCAGCGCACCTTCGTCGAGGCGCCGCGCATGACGGCCGCCGGCATGGCGGTGTGCACGCTGATGCTCGCCCTCGTCCTGGCCTGGTATGCCGCCATCTTGCTCGGCTATGTCCATTCCTTCTACGTCTTCGCGCCGGCCTGA
- a CDS encoding pyridoxal-phosphate-dependent aminotransferase family protein gives MPRVPGRPFLQIPGPTNTPLRVLAAIAQPTIDHRGPTFQKLARSVLERIRGVFGTTQPVIIYPASGTGAWEAALVNTLSPGDRILMAETGHFATLWSRMARRLGLDVDLLPGDWRSGVDAARIEAQLRADGERRIRAVAVVHNETSTGVTSDIAAVRRAIDRAGHPALLLVDTISSLGSIDYRHDEWGVDVTVGGSQKGLMLPPGLSFNAVSPTARAASATAGMPRAFWDWEEMLASNDKGFFPYTPSTNLLQGLAVALDMLEEEGMDAVFRRHLRAADAVRRCVRHWGFDIQAADLREASAALTAVRLPAGYSADALRATILDQSSVSLGNGLGQLTDRVFRIGHLGDFNDPTLLGILAAIEMGLGACGIPHRSGGVESALAALLGADTPTAAAAE, from the coding sequence ATGCCCCGTGTGCCAGGACGACCCTTCCTCCAGATTCCCGGGCCGACGAATACGCCGCTGCGCGTTCTGGCCGCGATCGCCCAGCCGACCATCGACCATCGCGGCCCGACGTTCCAGAAGCTGGCGCGCTCGGTGCTGGAGCGTATCCGCGGCGTGTTCGGCACCACGCAGCCGGTCATCATCTATCCGGCCTCCGGCACCGGCGCCTGGGAAGCCGCGCTCGTCAACACGCTGTCGCCGGGCGACCGCATCCTGATGGCCGAGACCGGCCATTTCGCCACGCTGTGGAGCCGGATGGCGCGCCGGCTGGGCCTCGACGTCGACCTCCTGCCCGGCGACTGGCGGTCCGGCGTCGATGCCGCCCGCATCGAGGCGCAGCTGCGCGCGGACGGCGAACGGCGGATCCGGGCGGTGGCCGTGGTCCATAACGAGACCTCGACCGGCGTGACCTCGGACATCGCCGCCGTGCGCCGGGCGATCGACCGGGCCGGCCATCCCGCCCTGCTGCTCGTCGACACCATTTCCTCGCTCGGCTCGATCGACTACCGCCACGACGAATGGGGTGTCGACGTCACCGTCGGGGGTTCGCAGAAGGGCCTGATGCTGCCGCCCGGCCTCAGCTTCAACGCCGTTTCCCCGACGGCGAGGGCCGCATCCGCGACGGCCGGGATGCCGCGCGCCTTCTGGGACTGGGAGGAGATGCTGGCATCGAACGACAAGGGCTTCTTCCCCTACACGCCGTCCACCAACCTCCTCCAGGGCCTCGCGGTCGCCCTGGACATGCTGGAGGAGGAAGGCATGGACGCCGTGTTCCGGCGCCATTTGCGGGCGGCGGACGCGGTCCGACGCTGCGTGCGGCATTGGGGCTTCGACATCCAGGCCGCCGATCTCCGCGAGGCGTCCGCCGCGCTGACGGCCGTGCGCCTGCCGGCCGGATATTCGGCCGATGCGCTGCGCGCCACGATCCTGGACCAGTCCTCGGTGTCGCTCGGCAACGGGCTCGGGCAGCTCACGGACCGGGTGTTCCGCATCGGCCATCTCGGCGACTTCAACGACCCCACTTTGCTCGGCATCCTCGCCGCCATCGAGATGGGCCTCGGCGCCTGCGGCATTCCCCACCGCAGCGGCGGCGTCGAGAGTGCGCTGGCGGCGCTGCTGGGCGCGGACACGCCGACGGCCGCCGCCGCGGAGTAG
- a CDS encoding FAD-dependent oxidoreductase: MNAAKKQRIVVVGAGIAGSLITAGLAGRDDIELTCLERVSPLDHAEAGTGLNIGPNAMKCLKLHLPASAEAIIANSLPWQSWQVSLTDGRVLMDLDLATVADNAGIRIRWAELYALLREPIREHVRFSAELTQCGRADGSPFVVWRDRASGTESRIEDIDLLIAGDGRYSQIREFVLGGPETPHFLGVCLYRVLFPAGPDCPIDDYAQWFNGSNRLLAFRVPGDFIYCAGSFPIPPGSGIAEDMKQPAFLGELYRPASGTPSPQAGYLIEAVQRHAERIHWARLQEGSVAYGREPGILLVGDSAHPMVPTLGQGATQACEDACVVVDEIRAALAEGRPVATVSERVEARRADRVRFVVDFSREATDTMLAGADPVAGTIRKTEPAFRQKLAQLYRDIPLPASSRVGEPA; the protein is encoded by the coding sequence ATGAACGCGGCGAAGAAGCAGCGCATCGTGGTCGTCGGCGCCGGCATCGCCGGCAGCCTGATCACGGCGGGCCTGGCCGGGCGCGACGACATCGAACTCACCTGCCTGGAGCGGGTCAGCCCCCTCGATCATGCCGAAGCCGGCACCGGCCTCAATATCGGCCCGAACGCGATGAAATGCCTGAAGCTGCACCTGCCCGCCAGCGCCGAGGCCATCATCGCCAACAGCCTGCCCTGGCAGAGCTGGCAGGTCTCGCTCACCGACGGCCGGGTGCTGATGGACCTCGACCTCGCCACCGTCGCCGACAATGCCGGCATCCGCATCCGCTGGGCCGAGCTCTACGCGCTGCTGCGCGAGCCGATCCGCGAGCATGTGCGCTTCTCCGCCGAGCTGACGCAATGCGGACGGGCGGACGGCAGCCCCTTCGTCGTCTGGCGGGACCGCGCTTCGGGCACCGAGAGCCGCATCGAGGACATCGATCTGCTGATCGCCGGCGACGGACGCTATTCGCAGATCCGGGAGTTCGTCCTCGGCGGGCCGGAGACGCCCCATTTTCTCGGCGTCTGCCTCTACCGCGTGCTGTTCCCGGCCGGGCCCGATTGTCCGATTGACGACTACGCCCAGTGGTTCAACGGATCCAACCGGCTGCTCGCCTTCCGCGTGCCCGGCGATTTCATCTATTGCGCCGGCTCGTTCCCGATCCCCCCGGGCAGCGGCATCGCCGAGGACATGAAGCAGCCGGCCTTCCTCGGCGAACTCTACCGGCCCGCCTCCGGGACGCCCTCCCCGCAGGCCGGCTACCTGATCGAGGCGGTGCAGCGCCATGCCGAGCGCATCCATTGGGCGCGGCTGCAGGAAGGCAGCGTCGCCTATGGGCGCGAGCCCGGCATCCTGCTCGTCGGCGACAGCGCCCATCCGATGGTGCCGACGCTCGGCCAGGGCGCGACCCAGGCCTGCGAGGACGCCTGCGTCGTCGTCGACGAGATCCGGGCGGCCCTCGCCGAGGGACGTCCGGTGGCGACGGTTTCCGAGCGCGTCGAAGCGCGGCGCGCCGATCGGGTGCGCTTCGTCGTCGACTTCTCGCGCGAGGCCACCGACACCATGCTGGCGGGCGCCGATCCGGTCGCCGGCACAATCCGCAAGACCGAGCCCGCCTTCCGGCAGAAGCTGGCCCAGCTCTATCGCGACATACCGCTGCCGGCATCATCACGGGTGGGAGAACCGGCGTGA
- a CDS encoding GntR family transcriptional regulator, with product MTLAEFPSTISRRYLHDEVVARLRDLILSGELEPRSRVNEAALCKRFDISRTPLREAIKLLAAEGLLELLPNRGARVTALSTREVEDVLEVVAALEGAAGELACSHITDTEIAALERMQETMVEAWRAQDAPRYFAFNRQIHEAIMLASRNTALQGVYAMMAGRIQRARYSANKTPEQWVHAIQDHGEMLKFLRARDGLALGALMRRHIRSKLPVITAAFGKAAQERNQGIMVSG from the coding sequence ATGACGCTCGCGGAGTTTCCTTCGACGATCAGCCGCCGCTATCTGCATGACGAGGTCGTCGCGCGTCTGCGCGACCTCATCCTGTCGGGAGAGCTGGAGCCGCGCTCCCGCGTCAACGAGGCGGCGCTGTGCAAGCGCTTCGACATTTCGCGCACGCCGCTGCGCGAGGCCATCAAGCTGCTGGCGGCCGAGGGGCTGCTCGAGCTTCTCCCCAACCGCGGGGCCCGCGTCACCGCCCTGTCGACGCGGGAGGTCGAGGACGTCCTCGAAGTAGTCGCCGCGCTCGAGGGCGCAGCCGGCGAGCTCGCCTGCAGCCACATCACCGACACCGAGATCGCGGCGCTCGAGCGGATGCAGGAGACCATGGTCGAGGCGTGGAGGGCGCAGGATGCGCCGCGCTATTTCGCCTTCAACCGCCAGATCCACGAAGCGATCATGCTGGCCTCGCGCAACACCGCCCTGCAGGGCGTCTATGCCATGATGGCCGGGCGCATCCAGCGGGCGCGCTATTCGGCCAACAAGACGCCGGAGCAATGGGTCCACGCCATCCAGGATCACGGCGAGATGCTGAAATTCCTGCGCGCCCGCGACGGTCTCGCCCTCGGCGCCCTCATGCGCCGGCACATCCGCAGCAAGCTGCCGGTGATCACGGCTGCGTTCGGCAAGGCTGCGCAGGAGCGCAATCAAGGCATCATGGTTTCAGGCTGA
- a CDS encoding ABC transporter ATP-binding protein, with protein MALAVDPAVEAAPPRSLHPPADAPAIPAMQGGAAAAAMPGHEHAIEIRAVSYAYEGEANYVLDNVSLTVDEGEFVLILGPSGCGKSTLLQLLNGTIPHTLKGTLSGEVTVYGKPVATTKVATFATEVGMVFQDPEAQIINTRVRDEVCFGLENLCRPAAEILQRQAEALDFVGLDGFGDRSIFDLSGGQKQRVSIAAVLAARPRLLVLDEPTANLDPAGMAEIFAVLEKLNREAGTTIVMVEHRVDELADRVSRVVMMDRGTVVFDGTPREAFSQRRTAHSEEQGTVPTSAWFPQACEFALALSDAMGFPLAAADMPLNVGEAVQFAERHLGEGMPPALPAAVPAGEEVAPFLRVVDLRFGYERKLPILADISFDLGRGEMIALCGRNGSGKTTLARLLMHINPPPRGTILLEGKDIAGLTARDIAAEIGYVFQNPDHQFVTDRVWDEIAYGLQVRGYSEAAIKERVDEVLGIVDLQRYRDRSPFSLSLGERRRLSVATMLVLEPHLLVLDEPTIGQDHERAQQLMGLMARLRERYRTTILMITHDVRLVAEWADRALVISRGRLLFDGRPEAMFADSGLIQEAGLLVPPVFEISRALANLHPESAVRPTLSLADLAGTIAGPQRTPA; from the coding sequence ATGGCCCTTGCAGTCGATCCCGCCGTGGAGGCTGCGCCCCCGCGCAGCCTCCACCCTCCCGCGGACGCGCCCGCAATCCCGGCGATGCAGGGCGGGGCGGCCGCCGCGGCGATGCCGGGGCATGAGCATGCGATCGAGATCCGCGCCGTTTCCTACGCTTACGAAGGCGAGGCGAACTACGTCCTCGACAATGTCTCGCTGACGGTCGACGAGGGCGAGTTCGTCCTCATCCTCGGCCCGAGCGGCTGCGGCAAGAGCACGCTGCTGCAGCTCCTCAACGGTACGATCCCGCATACCCTCAAAGGCACGCTGTCGGGCGAGGTCACCGTCTACGGCAAGCCCGTCGCCACCACCAAGGTCGCCACCTTCGCCACCGAAGTCGGCATGGTGTTCCAGGATCCCGAGGCGCAGATCATCAACACGCGGGTGCGCGACGAAGTGTGCTTCGGGCTGGAGAATCTGTGCCGCCCCGCCGCCGAGATCCTGCAGCGCCAGGCCGAGGCGCTGGATTTCGTCGGCCTCGACGGCTTCGGCGACCGCTCGATCTTCGATCTCTCCGGCGGCCAGAAACAGCGCGTGAGCATCGCCGCCGTGCTCGCGGCGCGGCCGCGGCTGCTCGTCCTCGACGAGCCCACCGCCAATCTCGATCCGGCCGGTATGGCCGAGATCTTCGCCGTGCTGGAAAAGCTCAACCGCGAGGCCGGCACCACCATCGTCATGGTCGAGCACCGCGTCGACGAGCTCGCCGACCGCGTCTCGCGCGTGGTGATGATGGACCGCGGCACCGTCGTCTTCGACGGCACGCCGCGCGAAGCCTTCTCCCAGCGCCGGACCGCCCATTCCGAGGAGCAGGGCACGGTGCCGACCAGCGCCTGGTTCCCGCAGGCCTGCGAATTCGCGCTGGCGCTGTCCGACGCCATGGGCTTTCCGCTTGCCGCCGCCGACATGCCGCTGAATGTCGGCGAAGCCGTGCAGTTCGCCGAACGCCATCTCGGCGAGGGCATGCCGCCGGCACTGCCGGCCGCCGTTCCCGCCGGCGAGGAGGTCGCCCCCTTCCTGCGCGTCGTCGACCTGCGCTTCGGCTATGAGCGCAAGCTGCCGATCCTCGCCGACATCTCCTTCGACCTCGGCCGCGGCGAGATGATCGCGCTGTGCGGGCGCAACGGCTCGGGCAAGACCACGCTCGCCCGCCTGCTGATGCACATCAACCCGCCGCCGCGCGGCACCATCCTGCTGGAAGGCAAGGATATCGCCGGCCTCACCGCCCGCGACATCGCCGCCGAGATCGGCTACGTCTTCCAGAATCCGGACCATCAATTCGTCACCGACCGGGTGTGGGACGAGATCGCCTACGGCCTGCAGGTCCGCGGCTATTCCGAGGCGGCGATCAAGGAGCGCGTCGACGAGGTGCTCGGCATCGTCGACCTGCAGCGCTACCGCGACCGCTCGCCCTTCTCGCTCAGCCTCGGCGAACGCCGCCGCCTCAGCGTCGCCACCATGCTGGTGCTGGAGCCGCATCTGCTCGTGCTCGACGAGCCGACGATCGGCCAGGACCATGAACGCGCCCAGCAGCTCATGGGCCTGATGGCGCGCCTGCGCGAACGCTACCGCACCACCATCCTGATGATCACCCATGACGTCCGCCTCGTCGCCGAATGGGCCGACAGGGCGCTGGTGATCAGCCGCGGCAGGCTCCTGTTCGACGGCCGGCCGGAGGCGATGTTCGCCGATTCCGGCCTCATCCAGGAAGCGGGGCTGCTGGTGCCGCCCGTCTTCGAGATCAGCCGCGCCCTCGCCAACCTGCATCCGGAAAGCGCGGTGCGCCCGACCCTTTCCCTCGCCGACCTCGCCGGCACCATCGCCGGACCCCAGAGGACGCCCGCATGA